In Candidatus Limnocylindrales bacterium, a single window of DNA contains:
- a CDS encoding c-type cytochrome — MNGSNQFIGLKVVLFTLIVIGIFTYYANSIPQLESRPPKELSLSKENLTPEALVQAGKDIFYGKGTCALCHAIGEKGPRAPDLAGVGARAATREPGKSAKEYLIESLINPTAYVVEGYPPIMPAVNKPPISLNPTEILAVVAFLESLGGTVDVKPSDIPSEASATAASATPAAPAPLKLPGNPEAGKAVAEVCVQCHIIPGVGKPRRPRAPDLSAIGAIATPDYIMESILDPDAKVVAGYPAGLMPKDFGEKLKAQEFMDLVAFLMTLKGGSPESGEPGKGAQPAEGQKKEGVQETKASSVPVPEAKPAETEKKEGTESQGSKSPTAGSEQNKSQ; from the coding sequence ATGAATGGATCCAATCAATTTATCGGGCTTAAAGTTGTTTTGTTTACGCTGATTGTTATAGGTATTTTTACCTATTATGCCAATAGTATTCCGCAACTGGAGTCAAGACCTCCCAAGGAGCTTTCTCTAAGTAAAGAGAACCTCACTCCAGAAGCTCTGGTTCAGGCTGGTAAAGATATTTTTTATGGAAAAGGAACATGCGCACTTTGCCATGCCATCGGCGAAAAAGGACCCCGAGCTCCTGATTTAGCAGGAGTAGGAGCCAGAGCCGCCACACGTGAGCCGGGAAAATCCGCTAAGGAATACTTGATAGAATCTCTTATTAATCCCACCGCCTATGTGGTGGAAGGGTATCCTCCCATTATGCCTGCGGTTAATAAACCTCCCATTTCTTTAAATCCAACGGAGATTTTAGCCGTTGTAGCATTCCTCGAAAGTCTGGGGGGGACGGTCGATGTTAAACCCTCGGATATCCCTTCTGAAGCCTCTGCTACCGCCGCTTCTGCGACTCCTGCAGCACCTGCTCCCTTGAAACTCCCAGGAAATCCTGAAGCCGGAAAGGCCGTAGCAGAAGTGTGTGTTCAGTGCCATATTATCCCAGGTGTCGGTAAACCCAGAAGACCCAGGGCTCCAGATCTTTCAGCCATTGGAGCTATTGCTACACCCGATTATATTATGGAATCCATTCTGGATCCCGATGCAAAGGTAGTAGCCGGATATCCTGCCGGATTAATGCCTAAAGATTTTGGGGAGAAACTGAAAGCCCAAGAATTTATGGATCTGGTGGCTTTTCTTATGACCTTAAAAGGAGGATCGCCGGAGAGTGGTGAACCGGGTAAAGGAGCTCAACCTGCTGAAGGTCAAAAGAAGGAAGGGGTCCAGGAGACAAAGGCTTCTTCCGTACCGGTCCCCGAAGCTAAACCGGCAGAAACCGAGAAGAAGGAAGGAACCGAATCCCAGGGTAGCAAAAGCCCAACCGCAGGTTCTGAACAGAATAAATCTCAGTAG
- a CDS encoding cytochrome c → MSILKSSFIHAILLLVIAILIFKYGIHPPIPQSLFLLYLVITLFGIFLFVSSSEETWKSFLSPIHATLYDPRFRGIRAIIFIILPILATYLVYLRVQPKIEPPAELRTIHPAPPDTISFRNGTIKLQGLGNPLRGDKEHFQEHVNRGKAIYFKNCFYCHGDGLNGEGHFAEGLNPKPANFTDVGTIAQLQESYLFWRIAKGGPNLPTEATPWNSAMPAWENYLTADDIWSVILYLYEATGYQPRKWE, encoded by the coding sequence ATGTCTATTCTGAAAAGCTCTTTTATACATGCCATTCTACTCCTTGTTATCGCTATTCTTATTTTTAAATACGGGATTCACCCTCCCATTCCCCAAAGCTTATTTTTGCTTTACCTGGTTATTACCCTTTTCGGAATTTTCCTCTTTGTTTCTTCCAGTGAGGAGACCTGGAAAAGCTTCCTGAGTCCCATCCATGCAACGCTTTATGATCCCAGGTTTAGGGGAATTCGAGCGATTATCTTTATCATCCTTCCCATACTGGCAACTTACCTGGTTTACCTGAGAGTTCAACCAAAAATAGAACCTCCGGCAGAACTACGAACCATTCACCCGGCCCCTCCGGATACCATTAGTTTTCGTAATGGAACCATTAAGCTTCAAGGGTTAGGAAATCCCTTGAGGGGCGATAAAGAGCATTTCCAGGAGCACGTAAATAGAGGCAAGGCCATTTATTTTAAAAATTGTTTCTACTGCCATGGAGATGGGTTAAACGGAGAAGGCCATTTTGCCGAGGGACTTAATCCGAAGCCTGCAAATTTTACCGATGTGGGGACCATTGCACAGCTTCAAGAATCTTATCTTTTTTGGAGAATCGCCAAGGGTGGACCCAATCTTCCAACAGAAGCAACTCCCTGGAATTCTGCGATGCCAGCCTGGGAAAACTATCTCACAGCGGACGACATCTGGTCCGTTATTCTTTATTTATATGAAGCCACCGGTTATCAGCCCAGGAAGTGGGAGTAA
- a CDS encoding c-type cytochrome, giving the protein MKKTLNFYGWISVVLLIFFLNLNFVHAGEAQPPEKNLEVGKALYQKNCAQCHGDNGEGKGVSEPFVFPKPRDFTAGLYKIRTTPGGQLPLDSDLFRTISFGMPGSSMPAWQQLSEADRWQLVHYIKTFSPKFASETAEKVATTPKPAKPDLEKGRQLFQDIECWKCHGQEGRGDGPSAPELKDNWGFPIKPADLTKNWTFRGGGSVEDIYMRIITGINGTPMPSFLDSFEKPEDAWDLAYYVRSLSPENKPEVTVLRAKLIPGELPTEPEDPRWNELPAYYFPLSGQITIEPRLFTPSLDSIFVKAVHNTKEIAFLVMWNDRTQDPSPPGAIPQTASAEGQQSQSASQQGNPSAPQPGSPQKFSDAIAIQFPVKPDPGGFIKPYFIMGDSERPVYLWTWKAEWQGVKESNASGPFKETLQSQESQTLQGKGIYKNGQWKVLFKRALTTQDKDHDYQFEIGKFIPIAFSAWDGSNGETELKRSLSTWYYLFLETPRPISQYLYPITAFLLIAGAEVWFLKRNSRRQ; this is encoded by the coding sequence ATGAAAAAGACACTTAACTTCTACGGTTGGATTTCTGTGGTACTCCTGATTTTTTTTCTCAATCTAAACTTTGTTCATGCCGGAGAAGCGCAACCTCCCGAAAAAAACCTCGAAGTAGGTAAAGCCCTCTATCAAAAAAATTGTGCCCAATGTCACGGGGATAATGGAGAGGGAAAGGGAGTATCAGAACCCTTCGTATTTCCAAAACCTCGAGATTTTACAGCAGGTCTTTACAAGATCCGAACCACCCCCGGTGGGCAACTTCCTTTAGATTCAGATCTGTTCCGAACCATCAGCTTCGGGATGCCGGGATCTTCCATGCCGGCCTGGCAACAACTGAGCGAAGCGGACCGCTGGCAATTGGTTCACTATATTAAAACTTTTTCTCCTAAATTTGCTTCGGAAACCGCAGAGAAAGTGGCCACAACGCCGAAACCTGCCAAACCTGATCTCGAGAAAGGACGGCAGCTCTTTCAGGATATAGAATGCTGGAAATGCCATGGACAGGAAGGGCGAGGTGATGGTCCTTCGGCCCCGGAACTTAAGGATAACTGGGGATTCCCTATAAAACCTGCCGATCTGACAAAAAACTGGACTTTCCGAGGGGGTGGTTCGGTGGAAGATATCTATATGCGAATCATAACAGGGATCAATGGAACTCCCATGCCTTCCTTTTTGGATTCCTTTGAAAAACCAGAAGATGCCTGGGATCTGGCCTATTATGTAAGATCTTTATCCCCTGAAAATAAACCCGAAGTTACTGTGCTCAGGGCAAAGCTTATCCCGGGTGAACTACCCACAGAACCTGAAGACCCACGATGGAATGAGCTACCTGCTTACTACTTTCCACTTTCCGGCCAGATTACTATAGAACCCCGATTATTCACGCCTTCCCTTGATTCTATCTTCGTAAAGGCTGTACATAATACTAAGGAAATTGCTTTCCTGGTTATGTGGAATGATAGAACCCAAGATCCTTCCCCTCCGGGTGCTATCCCACAAACTGCATCGGCAGAAGGTCAACAAAGTCAATCTGCTTCTCAACAAGGTAACCCTTCAGCCCCTCAACCAGGAAGTCCCCAAAAATTCAGCGATGCCATTGCTATCCAATTCCCTGTCAAGCCAGATCCCGGCGGTTTCATAAAGCCATACTTTATTATGGGCGATTCAGAAAGACCGGTCTATTTATGGACATGGAAAGCCGAATGGCAGGGTGTTAAGGAATCCAATGCCAGTGGCCCATTCAAAGAAACCCTACAAAGTCAGGAAAGCCAGACCCTTCAAGGTAAAGGTATCTATAAAAACGGTCAATGGAAGGTCCTTTTTAAGCGAGCTTTAACCACCCAGGATAAAGACCATGACTACCAATTTGAAATTGGAAAGTTTATCCCCATCGCTTTTTCTGCCTGGGACGGCTCCAATGGAGAAACCGAACTGAAAAGATCCCTCTCAACCTGGTATTATCTGTTCCTGGAAACACCCCGGCCCATTAGCCAGTACCTTTATCCCATCACAGCCTTTCTACTTATAGCCGGAGCGGAAGTCTGGTTCTTGAAACGAAACAGCCGAAGGCAGTAA
- a CDS encoding DUF2182 domain-containing protein, translating to MNQRFTSLPREQLITGGVLAISTLLAWLITVSMKMPGGITMIGSAGSPDSMSRNWPTFVAFLFMWLSMMVAMMFPSAAPMILLFSRLVRQRKSQGQAFVPTWVFVAGYLVIWTAFGVIAYFVIWIVQSGSTRISDGYLLQPIRVGQGILLILAGLYQFSPLKTACLRHCQSPLGFIAQHWREGIAGALRMGLYHGAYCLGCCWGLMLVLFAVGLMNLTAMGLLTLIIFIEKVSRYGMILGRIVGVGLVGLGVYLIL from the coding sequence ATGAATCAACGTTTCACTTCTCTGCCCCGCGAGCAGCTCATCACCGGAGGGGTCCTGGCCATATCTACCCTCCTGGCCTGGCTTATAACCGTTTCGATGAAGATGCCAGGCGGAATAACCATGATCGGATCAGCTGGTTCTCCCGATTCGATGAGCAGAAACTGGCCCACTTTCGTGGCCTTCTTGTTTATGTGGCTCAGTATGATGGTCGCTATGATGTTTCCTTCAGCGGCTCCCATGATCCTGCTATTTAGCCGTCTTGTCCGTCAAAGGAAGTCTCAGGGTCAGGCCTTTGTACCGACATGGGTCTTTGTAGCCGGATATCTTGTGATCTGGACGGCCTTTGGAGTAATTGCCTATTTTGTAATCTGGATCGTGCAATCAGGGAGTACTCGAATATCCGATGGATACTTGCTCCAACCGATTCGGGTCGGTCAGGGGATTCTGCTGATACTGGCGGGGCTTTATCAGTTTAGTCCCCTCAAAACAGCTTGCCTGCGCCATTGCCAATCTCCACTGGGATTCATTGCTCAGCACTGGCGTGAAGGAATAGCAGGTGCTTTGCGAATGGGTTTATACCATGGTGCTTACTGCCTGGGTTGTTGCTGGGGTCTCATGCTTGTCCTGTTTGCGGTAGGTTTGATGAACCTTACCGCCATGGGTCTTCTAACTTTAATTATTTTCATTGAGAAAGTCAGCCGCTATGGCATGATCCTCGGTCGGATAGTCGGAGTGGGTTTGGTGGGTCTAGGTGTCTACCTGATTTTGTAG
- a CDS encoding DUF1326 domain-containing protein, with product MTQATPNPTTRTPYWLKGHWIETCNCDPGCNCNFGGFPDHGSCHTIVGIEVIEGHYGEVDLAGVRTVFAVKYPGALHEGHGRSVLFIDESASPEQVKSIKRILSGRAGGMPWEVLAPTIEVAEGPILKPIEMKVEGRRSYFRIPGILEVRLTPLKNPVTGEEHEVHIVLPRGGLIWNDGDAATTEIMSINYSNIQFEYPGQNGIYALVEWTNQK from the coding sequence ATGACTCAAGCAACACCCAATCCAACTACTCGAACTCCGTATTGGCTCAAAGGGCATTGGATTGAAACCTGCAACTGTGACCCTGGTTGTAACTGCAATTTTGGAGGTTTCCCAGATCATGGTTCTTGCCACACCATTGTGGGTATAGAGGTCATTGAAGGACACTACGGCGAAGTGGATCTTGCGGGTGTCCGTACCGTATTTGCCGTGAAGTATCCAGGAGCCCTTCATGAAGGTCATGGACGATCGGTCCTGTTTATCGATGAATCTGCCAGTCCCGAACAGGTCAAATCGATCAAAAGAATTCTATCGGGTAGAGCCGGAGGGATGCCCTGGGAAGTTCTTGCCCCTACTATTGAGGTGGCGGAAGGACCTATCCTCAAACCCATTGAAATGAAGGTCGAGGGCCGTCGGTCCTATTTTCGAATTCCGGGTATACTGGAAGTCCGCTTAACTCCCCTCAAAAATCCGGTCACGGGTGAAGAACATGAAGTTCATATCGTTCTTCCGCGGGGCGGATTAATCTGGAATGATGGAGATGCCGCCACAACCGAGATCATGAGTATCAACTACAGTAACATTCAGTTCGAATACCCGGGTCAAAACGGGATTTATGCCCTTGTAGAATGGACTAATCAAAAATAG
- a CDS encoding alkaline phosphatase family protein, protein MNVVGLTSELLGPHTPCLSTWAQRGKIATIGAVTPAVTCTAQATYLTGKYPDKHGIVGNGWYFRDECEIKFWRQSNKLVQAPKVWEIARTLDPTFTCANLFWWYNMYSSVDYAVTPRPIYLADGRKIPDIYTRPAELRIELQNQLGTFPLFDFWGPQTSIRSSRWIAESAKRIDQKYHPTLTLIYLPHLDYNLQRLGPHHPSIHKDLQEIDAVCGDLIEYYEAHEAQIIVLSEYGITDVSRAISLNRIFRERGLIAIREERGLELLDAGASTAFAVADHQIAHIYINDPSKTQQVRKILEETEGIEQILDEAGKVKYHLTHPRAGDLIAISQSDAWFTYYYWLDDGRAPDFARTVDIHRKPGYDPVELFTDPAIKFLPLKVGWILLKKRLGFRYLMDVIPLDPSLVKGSHGRVTDSPVEGPLFITQQGDLLDKRSIDATEVYDLILKHLRRDNGS, encoded by the coding sequence ATGAATGTTGTCGGATTAACTTCCGAGCTGCTAGGACCTCACACTCCCTGCCTGAGTACCTGGGCACAGCGAGGAAAGATAGCAACCATAGGAGCTGTTACCCCTGCCGTAACGTGTACGGCCCAGGCCACCTATCTAACCGGAAAGTATCCCGATAAACACGGCATTGTCGGAAACGGCTGGTATTTTCGCGATGAATGTGAAATCAAGTTTTGGCGCCAATCCAACAAACTGGTTCAGGCACCGAAGGTTTGGGAGATAGCTCGTACCCTCGATCCCACCTTTACCTGTGCTAATCTTTTCTGGTGGTATAACATGTATTCCTCGGTAGATTACGCCGTGACTCCCCGACCTATCTATCTGGCAGACGGACGGAAGATCCCGGATATCTATACACGTCCCGCTGAACTAAGGATCGAGCTACAAAATCAATTAGGTACCTTTCCTTTATTTGACTTTTGGGGTCCCCAGACTTCCATTCGCTCCAGCCGGTGGATTGCCGAATCGGCTAAACGGATCGATCAAAAATATCATCCAACCCTGACCTTGATCTACCTGCCGCACCTCGACTACAACCTGCAACGCCTTGGTCCTCACCATCCATCCATTCACAAGGATCTTCAGGAAATTGATGCAGTTTGTGGGGATTTAATCGAGTACTATGAGGCCCATGAAGCTCAGATTATTGTACTTTCGGAATACGGCATTACAGATGTTTCCAGGGCCATTTCACTTAATCGAATCTTCCGGGAGAGGGGTTTGATCGCCATCCGTGAGGAGCGGGGATTAGAACTTTTAGATGCCGGAGCGAGCACCGCCTTTGCCGTCGCTGATCATCAAATTGCCCATATTTATATCAACGATCCATCTAAAACCCAACAGGTACGAAAGATTCTAGAAGAAACTGAAGGGATCGAGCAGATTCTTGATGAAGCCGGAAAAGTAAAGTACCATCTGACCCATCCCAGAGCCGGAGATCTCATCGCTATCTCCCAATCAGATGCCTGGTTTACCTATTATTACTGGCTCGATGATGGACGGGCACCCGATTTTGCCAGAACCGTGGATATTCACCGTAAACCCGGTTATGACCCTGTAGAGTTATTTACCGACCCTGCCATTAAGTTCCTTCCGTTAAAGGTAGGGTGGATCCTTCTCAAGAAACGACTCGGATTTCGATACCTGATGGACGTAATACCTCTGGATCCTTCCCTCGTAAAGGGATCTCATGGCCGCGTAACAGATTCACCGGTTGAAGGTCCTCTTTTTATCACCCAACAAGGAGACTTACTGGATAAAAGATCCATAGATGCAACAGAGGTTTATGATCTTATTTTAAAGCATTTGCGTAGGGATAATGGAAGTTAA
- the eboC gene encoding UbiA-like protein EboC (EboC, a homolog the polyprenyltransferase UbiA, belongs to system of proteins involved in the trafficking of precursor metabolites to an extracytoplasmic compartment so that the biosynthesis of certain natural products, such as scytonemin, can be completed.), giving the protein MLKTVKPYLQLMRIPNVFTAMADIFAGYFAATQFHPGQIKYLIFLLLSSSFLYTAGIVFNDCFDYEVDLKERPQRPLPSGQISLRTAVVIGIGSILLGILSAGFVGIQSFVFAVLLTGAILSYDGITKNIPILGSLNMGSCRFLNVLLGMSIIPGQISSKITIAFLVMLYVISITTLSKGEVIGGEQRGQQLATIGVILVILGCFYIWLKGILTGFTPLIFLILFTVVTLRPLVGVLLEATPDNIKTAVKTLVLSIILLDAYFTAGFAGFLLGLLVLALWIPAVQIARFLYVT; this is encoded by the coding sequence ATGTTAAAGACTGTGAAACCTTATCTTCAACTCATGCGGATCCCCAATGTTTTCACTGCTATGGCGGATATCTTTGCCGGATACTTCGCAGCGACACAGTTCCATCCAGGACAGATCAAATACCTGATCTTTCTCCTTCTTTCAAGCTCTTTTCTTTATACGGCAGGAATTGTCTTCAATGACTGTTTCGATTACGAAGTAGACTTGAAAGAGCGTCCCCAACGCCCTCTTCCTTCTGGACAAATCAGCCTTCGTACGGCTGTGGTTATAGGTATTGGCTCCATCCTCCTGGGGATTCTTTCTGCAGGATTTGTAGGAATCCAAAGTTTTGTTTTTGCAGTGCTTCTGACGGGTGCTATTCTCTCCTATGATGGGATTACCAAAAACATTCCGATTTTAGGCTCTCTTAATATGGGTAGCTGTCGTTTTCTAAATGTTTTATTAGGAATGAGTATAATTCCCGGGCAAATTTCCTCTAAAATTACCATTGCTTTCCTGGTTATGCTCTATGTCATCTCCATAACGACGCTCAGCAAGGGAGAGGTAATAGGGGGAGAGCAGCGAGGGCAACAACTGGCTACCATAGGGGTTATACTGGTTATCCTGGGTTGCTTTTACATATGGTTAAAAGGGATTCTGACCGGTTTTACGCCTCTTATCTTCTTAATCCTCTTTACTGTCGTAACCCTTCGACCGTTAGTAGGGGTTCTGCTGGAAGCAACCCCTGACAACATTAAAACGGCCGTTAAAACCCTCGTCCTCTCTATTATTCTACTCGACGCCTACTTTACAGCCGGATTTGCCGGCTTCCTCCTGGGTTTACTGGTTCTAGCTCTGTGGATTCCTGCCGTGCAGATTGCCAGGTTTTTATATGTAACGTAA
- the eboE gene encoding metabolite traffic protein EboE yields MHQRTCRLGYALNAFPYETLDGMWDVLKNKVPEIKKRVFGDDKFYIELRLSQKIVDELAGSDRILKELRDFLFQHNLALITLNAFVPLTFHEGYVKERVYLPNWHEGEERVTFTKACIDILAFLAPEDETFVSLSVPGGILKTYLTETNKDQIHSQIAVNMTRCVLHAYETERKTGKRCAIGMEPEPGLTYERIPEVREFFTNYVDRVGAEFLAGQRSNQEPDFSKDSKRLEEAKNVIHQFLGVTFDTCHQLVQYEDLIQSVQFLQQSRIKIFKVQVSNAIQVDNPLKKVEDMEVIEKYFMNSRFLHQVVGINAERKPVIFSLDLPYLFTPEGKNELARRGVTQLRTHYHVPVFENPQAGIQTTIQELKNFLREFIFLPDPGDNPSSKILGEEVPLIIETYTWVEQIAHKAGTGTGDLSTNIANELEYVRRVLEEKGFRCRS; encoded by the coding sequence ATGCATCAAAGAACCTGCCGACTCGGCTATGCCCTGAATGCTTTTCCCTATGAAACTCTAGATGGAATGTGGGATGTCCTCAAAAATAAAGTTCCGGAAATTAAGAAAAGGGTTTTCGGAGACGATAAATTTTATATCGAATTGAGGTTATCCCAGAAAATCGTAGACGAACTGGCCGGTAGTGACCGAATTTTAAAGGAACTTCGAGATTTTCTCTTCCAACACAATCTGGCTTTAATTACCCTCAACGCCTTTGTTCCTTTAACTTTTCATGAAGGTTACGTCAAGGAAAGGGTTTACCTGCCCAACTGGCATGAGGGGGAAGAACGGGTCACCTTTACCAAGGCATGTATCGACATTTTAGCCTTTCTGGCTCCGGAAGATGAAACCTTTGTTTCTCTTAGTGTTCCCGGGGGTATTCTCAAAACCTATCTCACAGAAACCAACAAAGATCAGATCCATTCCCAAATAGCCGTCAATATGACCCGGTGTGTTTTACACGCGTATGAAACAGAGCGTAAAACTGGAAAACGATGTGCAATCGGAATGGAACCGGAACCGGGCCTGACCTATGAACGCATACCGGAAGTCAGGGAGTTTTTCACAAACTACGTGGATCGGGTTGGAGCTGAATTTCTGGCCGGACAAAGATCGAACCAGGAACCTGATTTCTCCAAGGATTCCAAACGTCTCGAAGAAGCTAAGAATGTGATCCACCAATTCCTGGGAGTTACCTTCGATACCTGCCATCAACTGGTGCAATATGAGGATTTAATCCAATCTGTTCAGTTTCTTCAACAATCCAGGATTAAAATTTTTAAGGTACAAGTCTCCAATGCCATTCAAGTTGATAACCCCTTAAAGAAGGTCGAAGACATGGAGGTCATTGAAAAATACTTTATGAACTCCAGGTTTTTGCATCAGGTGGTAGGTATTAATGCAGAAAGGAAACCGGTTATTTTTTCTCTGGATTTGCCTTATCTTTTTACTCCAGAGGGAAAGAATGAACTCGCTCGACGAGGGGTCACACAACTGAGAACCCACTATCATGTACCCGTATTTGAAAACCCTCAGGCCGGTATTCAGACCACTATTCAAGAACTTAAAAACTTTCTAAGGGAGTTTATTTTTCTCCCAGACCCTGGGGATAACCCTTCCTCCAAAATCCTTGGGGAAGAAGTTCCCCTCATTATCGAAACCTATACGTGGGTCGAGCAGATCGCCCATAAAGCAGGTACAGGCACTGGCGATCTTAGTACAAATATAGCAAACGAATTAGAGTATGTTCGGAGGGTTCTGGAAGAAAAGGGTTTCCGTTGCAGAAGCTAG
- a CDS encoding TatD family hydrolase — MAHELKFIDPHIHCTSRTTDDYVRMAQAGVVAVIEPAFWLGQPRTNVGTFIDYFSSLIGWERFRASQYGIQHYCAIGLNAKEANNERLAEEVLEIIPGFACKERVIAIGEIGFDDQTPMEEKYYRAQLELARELDLPVMVHTPHRDKKQGTLRSMEIALEHGLDPRKVVIDHNNEETVEEVLERGFWAAFTIYPKTKMGKARMVEIARKYGSERIIVDSSADWGYSDPLSVPKVARLMLESGIEPKDVHKICYANALEAYGQSGQIKESDWLVPQNIDQQTLFAGNSVLRGQTGQTEPSTED; from the coding sequence ATGGCACATGAACTTAAATTCATTGATCCTCATATTCATTGTACCTCCAGGACTACCGATGACTATGTCCGGATGGCTCAAGCCGGTGTTGTTGCGGTGATAGAACCTGCATTTTGGCTCGGTCAGCCTCGAACGAACGTAGGTACTTTTATCGATTATTTCTCCAGTTTGATCGGCTGGGAAAGATTTCGTGCATCCCAATACGGCATTCAGCATTACTGTGCCATCGGGCTCAATGCCAAAGAAGCTAATAATGAACGCCTGGCCGAGGAAGTACTGGAAATCATACCCGGTTTTGCCTGCAAGGAGCGGGTCATTGCAATAGGTGAAATTGGCTTTGATGATCAAACTCCCATGGAAGAGAAATACTATCGAGCCCAATTGGAGTTAGCCAGAGAATTGGATTTACCCGTCATGGTCCATACCCCCCATCGGGATAAAAAACAAGGTACCCTGCGAAGTATGGAAATAGCCCTGGAACATGGTCTTGATCCCAGGAAAGTGGTGATCGATCATAATAACGAAGAAACCGTTGAGGAGGTTCTCGAACGGGGGTTTTGGGCGGCATTTACCATCTATCCTAAAACCAAAATGGGTAAAGCCCGAATGGTGGAAATTGCTCGTAAATACGGCAGTGAGCGTATTATTGTGGATTCCAGTGCAGATTGGGGATATTCAGATCCTTTATCGGTACCTAAAGTCGCCCGCCTCATGCTGGAGAGTGGGATTGAACCCAAAGATGTACATAAAATTTGCTATGCCAATGCCCTGGAAGCGTATGGTCAAAGTGGACAGATCAAAGAATCCGACTGGTTAGTACCTCAAAACATTGACCAGCAGACTTTATTTGCAGGAAATTCTGTTCTTCGAGGACAGACAGGCCAGACAGAACCTTCCACAGAAGACTAA
- a CDS encoding EboA domain-containing protein: protein MTEILNKFKTGLMSLLDAKGQAQWSRDIASITLENPSQFIRMFALASRRYPKSRLTLTEANRFIIPDHWRILDLVRVVLLLYAEQVLDKEFISLLQKLLITADAEERWAVNYSLPYLKGSDALHDIATESLRTNIKPVFESLAHFNPYTRTGLREPAFNQMVLKALFIESPLWPIQGLDERANPRLAQMLIDYMRERIAAKRVVHYELFRAIGGHLEESHWKTIYDYFLITHGHTRDAIHLLLRRNARLPSYSEYLDQLNRIAPMTPGATWETLKELYYGT from the coding sequence ATGACCGAGATATTAAACAAGTTCAAAACGGGGCTGATGTCCTTACTGGATGCCAAGGGTCAAGCTCAATGGTCACGGGATATAGCGTCAATTACCCTGGAAAACCCCTCACAGTTTATCCGTATGTTTGCTCTGGCTTCCCGGCGTTATCCAAAATCTCGCCTTACCTTGACGGAGGCAAATCGGTTTATTATTCCCGATCACTGGCGTATTCTGGATCTAGTTCGTGTGGTATTATTGCTTTATGCAGAACAGGTATTGGATAAAGAATTTATATCTTTACTACAGAAACTCCTCATAACTGCCGATGCTGAAGAACGTTGGGCTGTAAATTACAGTTTACCTTACTTAAAAGGCTCTGATGCCCTCCACGACATTGCCACCGAATCCCTTCGTACCAATATAAAACCCGTATTCGAGTCCCTGGCCCATTTTAATCCTTATACACGAACCGGTCTTCGGGAGCCTGCCTTTAATCAAATGGTTCTCAAGGCGTTATTCATCGAAAGTCCCTTATGGCCCATTCAGGGTTTAGATGAAAGGGCCAATCCTCGCCTGGCCCAAATGCTTATCGATTATATGCGGGAACGAATTGCAGCCAAACGGGTAGTCCATTATGAATTATTTAGGGCAATAGGGGGTCATCTAGAAGAATCCCATTGGAAAACTATTTACGACTACTTTTTGATAACCCACGGCCATACCCGAGATGCCATCCACCTACTTCTACGCCGCAATGCCCGTTTACCTTCTTATTCAGAATATTTAGATCAATTAAACAGGATTGCCCCCATGACGCCGGGTGCAACCTGGGAAACATTAAAGGAGCTCTATTATGGCACATGA